The following are encoded together in the Gouania willdenowi chromosome 14, fGouWil2.1, whole genome shotgun sequence genome:
- the LOC114475572 gene encoding ribonucleoside-diphosphate reductase large subunit-like has product MHVIKRDGRQEAVTFDKITSRIQKLCYGLNADFVDPTHITMKVIQGLYSGVTTVELDVLAAETAATLTTKHPDYAILAARIAVSNLHKETKKVFSDVMEDLFTFINPLNNKHSPMISKETLDIVLKNKARLNSAIIYDRDFSYNFFGFKTLERSYLLKINGKVAERPQHMLMRVAVGIHKEDVEAAIETYNLLSEKWFTHASPTLFNAGTNRPQLSSCFLLAMKDDSIEGIYDTLKQCALISKSAGGIGLAVSRIRATGSYIAGTNGKSNGLVPMLRVYNNTARYVDQGGNKRPGAFAAYLEPWHFDVFDFLELKKNTGKEEQRARDLFFALWIPDLFMKRVETNQDWSLMCPSECPGLEECWGEEFEKLYTRYEKEGRVRRVVKAQQLWYSIIESQTETGTPYMLYKDACNGKSNQQNLGTIKSSNLCTEIVEYTSKDEVAVCNLASIALNMYVTPEKTFDFNKLASVTKVIVRNLNKIIDINYYPVPEAELSNKRHRPIGIGVQGLADAFILMRYPFESDEAQLLNTHIFETIYYAALEASSELAHTLGPYETYAGSPISKGILQFDMWNKTPTDLWDWTALKEKIAKCGVRNSLLLAPMPTASTAQILGNNESFEPYTSNIYTRRVLSGEFQIVNPHLLKDLTERGLWSEDMKNQLIAQSGSIQDIKGIPDDLKHLYKTVWEISQKTVLKMAADRGAFIDQSQSLNIHIAEPNYGKLTSMHFYGWKLGLKTGMYYLRTKPAANPIQFTLDKEKLKEASLALASTLEEKNTAAMVCSLANKDECLMCGS; this is encoded by the exons ATGCATGTCATTAAACGAG acgGGCGTCAGGAGGCCGTCACCTTTGATAAGATCACATCACGCATCCAGAAGCTTTGCTACGGGCTCAACGCTGACTTTGTGGATCCC ACTCACATCACCATGAAAGTGATCCAGGGTCTGTACAGCGGGGTCACCACGGTGGAGCTGGATGTTCTGGCTGCAGAAACCGCAGCGACTCTCACCACCAAACACCCAGATTACGCCATCCTGGCTGCACGCATCGCCGTGTCCAACCTGCACAAGGAAACCAAGAAGGTGTTCAGCG ATGTGATGGAGGATCTGTTCACCTTCATCAACcctttaaataataaacattctcCGATGATTTCCAAGGAGACGCTCGACATCGTCCTGAAAAACAAAGCC CGTCTGAACTCAGCCATCATCTACGACAGAGACTTCTCCTACAACTTCTTTGGATTTAAG ACTCTGGAGAGGTCGTATTTGTTGAAGATTAACGGTAAAG TGGCGGAGAGACCCCAGCACATGCTGATGAGGGTGGCCGTGGGGATTCATAAAGAAGACGTGGAAGCAGCCATCGAGACGTACAACCTTCTGTCTGAGAAGTGGTTCACACACGCCTCGCCCACGCTCTTCAACGCCGGAACCAACAGACCACAGCTGTCCAG TTGTTTCCTGCTCGCCATGAAAGACGACAGCATCGAGGGCATCTACGACACGCTGAAACAGTGCGCGCTCATCTCCAAGTCGGCCGGCGGGATCGGGCTAGCCGTTAGCCGCATCAGAGCCACAGGAAGTTACATCGCAGGG ACCAACGGGAAGTCCAACGGGCTGGTGCCGATGCTGAGAGTTTACAACAACACGGCTCGATACGTGGACCAGGGCGGGAACAAG CGACCAGGGGCTTTTGCTGCGTACCTGGAGCCGTGGCACTTTGATGTTTTTGACTTTCTGGAGCTGAAGAAGAACACGGGGAAAGAAGAGCAGAGAGCCAGAGATCTGTTCTTCGCCCTGTGGATCCCAGACCTCTTCATGAAAAGAGTGGAGACCAATCAG GACTGGTCTCTGATGTGTCCCAGTGAATGTCCAGGATTGGAGGAGTGCTGGGGGGAGGAGTTTGAGAAACTCTATACTCG CTACGAGAAGGAGGGGCGTGTGCGGCGCGTGGTGAAGGCTCAGCAGCTGTGGTACAGCATCATCGAGTCTCAGACGGAGACGGGAACGCCGTACATGCTCTACAAGGACGCCTGCAACGGGAAGAGCAACCAGCAGAACCTGGGAACCATCAAGTCCAGTAACCTGTGCACGGAGATCGTAGAATACACCAGCAAGGACGAG gttgCAGTGTGTAACTTAGCGTCCATCGCCCTCAACATGTACGTCACCCCAGAGAAAACGTTTGATTTCAACAAACTGGCGTCTGTCACGAAAGTCATCGTCAggaatctcaacaaaatcatcGACATCAACTACTACCCAGTgcctgag GCTGAGCTCTCCAACAAGCGTCACCGGCCAATCGGGATCGGCGTGCAGGGTCTGGCCGACGCCTTCATCCTGATGCGTTACCCGTTTGAGAGCGACGAGGCTCAGCTGCTGAACACACACATCTTTGAGACCATCTACTACGCAGCGCTGGAGGCCAGCAGTGAGCTGGCACACACACTCGGTCCCTATGAGACCTACGCTGGCTCTCCCATCAGTAAAGGA ATTCTTCAGTTCGACATGTGGAATAAAACTCCTACAGACCTGTGGGACTGGACGGCTCTGAAAGAGAAGATCGCAAA GTGTGGCGTGAGGAACAGTCTCCTATTGGCTCCCATGCCCACGGCCTCCACGGCTCAGATCCTCGGAAACAACGAGTCGTTTGAACCGTACACCAGCAACATCTACACACGCAGGGTTCTGTCGGGAGAGTTccag ATCGTTAACCCTCACCTGCTGAAGGACCTCACAGAGCGAGGACTGTGGAGTGAGGACATGAAGAACCAGCTGATCGCTCAGAGTGGATCCATCCAG GACATTAAGGGGATCCCAGATGACCTTaaacatctgtataaaacagtGTGGGAGATTTCCCAGAAGACGGTTTTAAAGATGGCGGCCGACCGCGGCGCCTTCATCGACCAGAGTCAATCCCTCAACATTCACATCGCTGAGCCCAACTACGGAAAACTGACCAGCATGCACTTCTACGGCTGGAAGCTG GGCCTAAAAACGGGCATGTACTACCTGCGCACCAAGCCTGCTGCCAACCCCATCCAGTTCACCCTGGACAAGGAGAAGCTAAAGGAGGCgtcgctagcattagcatcaacgcTAGAGGAGAAGAACACTGCAGCCATGGTGTGCTCCTTAGCCAATAAGGATGAGTGCTTGATGTGTGGCTCTTAG